One part of the Sporosarcina ureae genome encodes these proteins:
- the ccpA gene encoding catabolite control protein A has protein sequence MAITIYDVAREANVSMATVSRVVNGNQNVKPATRKKVLDCIERLGYRPNAVARGLASKRTTTIGVIVPDMSKSYYAELSRGIADVATMYEYNIILSNSDKSTSREVELFEDHLGKQVDGLIFMSDSISPEVRKEMKTANVPIVLAGTLDFETSLPSVNIDHEQAAYEATKKLIDNGHKRIAFVSGPFTRDINRVCKRVGYIRALEEAGMTIDESLIVETDNTYDDAYECWNVLGKVSDPPTAVMASSDEIAVGIMNGVRDKNLRIPEDMEIICFQHSILARIVRPQLTSIVVPLYDLGAVSMRLLTKLMSEEEVEETEVILPYYLEERQSVRK, from the coding sequence ATGGCTATCACAATTTACGATGTAGCAAGAGAAGCAAACGTATCGATGGCAACGGTTTCACGTGTAGTGAACGGCAATCAAAACGTGAAGCCGGCGACTCGCAAAAAAGTATTGGACTGTATTGAACGATTAGGGTACAGGCCAAACGCTGTCGCTCGTGGACTGGCCAGCAAACGCACTACGACGATCGGAGTAATAGTCCCCGATATGTCTAAGAGTTACTATGCAGAGTTATCTAGAGGGATTGCAGACGTTGCCACGATGTATGAATACAATATCATTCTTTCCAACTCGGACAAGAGTACCTCTCGAGAGGTTGAATTGTTTGAAGATCATTTAGGTAAGCAAGTAGATGGATTGATCTTCATGAGTGATTCTATTTCACCTGAAGTACGTAAAGAAATGAAAACGGCGAATGTTCCAATTGTCTTAGCAGGGACGTTGGATTTTGAAACCAGTTTACCCTCTGTCAATATTGATCATGAACAAGCGGCATATGAAGCAACGAAGAAGTTGATCGACAACGGTCACAAACGCATTGCTTTTGTTTCGGGACCGTTTACGCGTGACATTAATCGTGTCTGCAAGCGTGTGGGATATATTCGTGCGTTGGAAGAAGCGGGAATGACAATCGATGAGTCCTTGATCGTGGAAACTGACAATACGTATGATGACGCGTACGAATGCTGGAATGTGCTAGGTAAAGTGTCTGATCCTCCGACCGCTGTCATGGCGAGCAGCGATGAAATTGCTGTTGGTATCATGAACGGAGTGCGTGATAAAAATCTGAGAATTCCTGAGGACATGGAGATTATTTGTTTCCAACACTCAATTTTAGCGCGTATTGTGCGTCCACAGTTAACGTCGATTGTAGTGCCACTGTATGATTTAGGTGCTGTGTCCATGCGTTTGTTGACGAAGTTAATGAGCGAGGAAGAAGTGGAAGAGACTGAAGTTATTTTGCCTTATTATTTGGAAGAGCGGCAGTCAGTTAGGAAGTAA
- a CDS encoding bifunctional 3-deoxy-7-phosphoheptulonate synthase/chorismate mutase, with translation MSKQDLGELRGTIDQLNLDILKLINERTGVIQEIGKLKEKQGVNRYDPVREREMLNVLKKANNGPLPDGILEQVFKSIFMSALEVQQDEQKNALLVSRTRKPEDTIVDVNGHKIGDGNPSFVFGPCAVESYEQVLAVAKSIKAKGLTMIRGGAYKPRTSPYDFQGLGLEGLKILKRVADETGLSIVTEIITPSHLEEALEYIDVIQIGARNMQNFELLKEAGMVNKPVLLKRGMSATISEFVNAAEYIISKGNTEIMLCERGIRTYETATRNTLDISAVPILKQETHLPVFVDVTHSTGRKDLLLPTAKAAIAVGADGVMAEVHPDPAVALSDSAQQMDIAQFDEFYEEITRFMNTHQTI, from the coding sequence ATGAGCAAGCAAGATTTAGGTGAGTTGAGAGGTACGATTGATCAGTTAAACTTAGATATTCTTAAATTGATCAATGAACGTACAGGCGTTATCCAAGAAATTGGCAAGTTAAAAGAAAAGCAAGGTGTTAATAGATATGATCCGGTTCGCGAACGCGAGATGCTCAACGTCTTGAAGAAGGCCAACAATGGTCCTTTGCCAGACGGTATCCTGGAACAGGTATTCAAGTCTATTTTCATGTCAGCACTAGAAGTACAGCAAGATGAGCAGAAGAATGCATTGCTCGTATCCCGTACTAGAAAACCTGAAGACACGATTGTGGATGTAAACGGCCATAAAATTGGAGACGGAAATCCGTCTTTCGTATTTGGACCTTGTGCAGTAGAATCTTACGAGCAGGTTTTGGCAGTAGCAAAATCAATCAAAGCAAAAGGATTAACGATGATCCGTGGAGGAGCTTACAAGCCGCGTACATCTCCATATGATTTCCAAGGTTTAGGCCTGGAAGGTTTAAAAATTCTAAAGCGAGTTGCAGATGAAACTGGACTATCTATCGTCACAGAAATCATTACACCGTCACACTTGGAGGAAGCACTTGAGTATATCGATGTGATCCAAATCGGTGCACGGAACATGCAGAACTTTGAATTGCTGAAAGAAGCTGGGATGGTCAACAAACCAGTACTTCTAAAGCGCGGAATGTCTGCAACGATTTCTGAATTCGTCAACGCAGCTGAATATATTATTTCTAAAGGTAATACGGAGATCATGCTTTGTGAACGAGGAATTCGTACATATGAGACGGCTACTCGAAACACGCTCGATATCTCTGCTGTTCCAATCTTGAAGCAAGAAACGCACTTACCGGTATTCGTGGACGTTACACATTCCACTGGCCGTAAAGATTTATTGCTTCCAACAGCGAAAGCAGCAATCGCAGTAGGAGCAGACGGCGTTATGGCGGAGGTTCATCCAGATCCAGCCGTAGCATTATCGGATTCAGCGCAGCAAATGGATATTGCACAGTTTGACGAGTTCTACGAAGAGATCACTCGCTTCATGAACACACACCAAACGATTTAA
- a CDS encoding cell division protein FtsA yields the protein MEILITKLFALDIGTRSVVGIVLEEQNDSFHIVDLISKEHKERSMIDGQIHNILSVASIIQEIKEELEQIHGPLKRVSVAAAGRSLKTAEGTVTVDISERTLISKEDINRLELLAVQNAQEKLLSAHQSQEDDHYYCVGYSVLYYKLHDEKIGSLIDQTGNTATVEVIATFLPRVVVESLLAALKRADLEMEALTLEPIAAIHVLVPPSMRRLNIALVDIGAGTSDIAIVSENTVTAYGMVPVAGDEMTEALSSHYLLDFPMAEQMKRQINDQDILKVQDILGFEQEIPAEEVIDVIKPSVKHLALSIANEIKRLNHNTSPQAVMIVGGGGLTPTLTKEVSTQLDLPENRVAIRSLDALSGVTLSDQIEASPALVTPIGIAIAAQRAPIHYISLSVNEQSIRLFELKELTVGDALLAARISARQLYGKPGLALTVKVNGQWRTLPGEHGSSTTILLNGTEAGTKDSIANQDNIELMFGKDGTDATATVRDLMDAPQSITYQLNGVSKTVIGEILLNGRPVTMDTKIADRDELTLHQTTRVKDIITSHSNSETDAYTIIWNGTPHRLKQRETVYIANGQVVSDAYQIQADDHIETRHPGALSLKEIAKDLEIVLEERADILFNEKPIVIKKQRTAVYVNEEPANLDYRVQPNDKVEFKVLSHSPIIFSDIFSFTDFTLPTQSTASYRLLRNGESIRFNDLIFGGDQLEIIFE from the coding sequence TTGGAAATCCTGATTACTAAGTTATTCGCTCTTGATATCGGGACACGCTCCGTAGTGGGCATTGTACTGGAAGAACAAAACGATTCATTCCATATTGTAGACTTGATTTCAAAAGAACATAAAGAACGCTCGATGATTGATGGACAAATACATAATATTTTAAGCGTCGCATCCATAATTCAAGAAATCAAAGAAGAGTTGGAACAAATTCACGGTCCTTTAAAGCGCGTAAGTGTAGCGGCAGCCGGTCGTTCATTGAAAACAGCAGAAGGAACCGTAACCGTCGATATTTCAGAACGAACGTTGATTTCCAAAGAAGATATTAACCGGCTGGAGTTATTAGCGGTACAAAATGCGCAAGAAAAGTTACTTTCCGCACATCAATCACAAGAGGATGACCACTATTATTGTGTTGGTTATTCTGTCTTGTATTATAAATTACATGATGAAAAGATTGGAAGCTTGATTGACCAAACAGGCAACACTGCAACCGTCGAAGTCATCGCTACATTCTTGCCTCGAGTAGTTGTAGAATCTTTGCTCGCTGCATTAAAGCGTGCAGACCTTGAGATGGAAGCCTTAACACTTGAGCCGATTGCTGCGATTCATGTGCTCGTTCCCCCTTCCATGCGAAGATTAAATATCGCATTGGTCGATATTGGAGCGGGTACATCGGATATTGCTATTGTTAGTGAAAATACTGTGACCGCTTATGGAATGGTGCCTGTGGCAGGCGACGAAATGACCGAAGCACTAAGCAGCCACTATTTGCTCGACTTCCCTATGGCTGAACAAATGAAACGACAAATCAATGATCAAGATATCTTGAAAGTTCAAGATATTTTAGGGTTTGAACAAGAAATACCTGCTGAAGAAGTGATTGATGTAATAAAACCTTCCGTGAAACATTTAGCTTTGTCGATCGCTAATGAAATCAAGCGATTGAATCATAACACTTCTCCACAGGCAGTTATGATTGTCGGCGGAGGTGGATTAACGCCTACTCTCACGAAAGAAGTGAGTACGCAACTGGACCTTCCTGAAAACCGTGTGGCCATTCGAAGTCTAGATGCCCTTTCAGGTGTCACACTTTCGGATCAGATCGAAGCTTCCCCTGCACTCGTCACGCCAATTGGTATCGCAATTGCAGCACAAAGAGCACCCATTCACTATATTTCCCTGAGTGTCAATGAACAATCCATTCGACTATTCGAATTAAAAGAACTTACAGTAGGCGACGCTTTGCTTGCAGCTCGGATTTCCGCCCGACAATTATACGGTAAACCAGGGCTTGCGTTGACTGTTAAGGTAAATGGGCAATGGCGAACGCTTCCTGGCGAGCATGGTTCCTCTACGACCATCCTGTTAAACGGCACTGAAGCCGGCACAAAGGACAGCATAGCAAACCAGGACAACATTGAGTTGATGTTCGGCAAAGACGGCACAGACGCTACAGCGACAGTCAGGGACTTGATGGATGCACCCCAATCAATCACTTATCAACTGAACGGTGTAAGTAAGACTGTTATAGGTGAAATCCTGCTAAACGGAAGGCCCGTTACGATGGATACCAAGATTGCAGACCGTGATGAATTAACCTTACATCAAACAACAAGAGTAAAAGACATTATAACGTCCCATTCAAATTCTGAAACAGATGCTTATACGATTATATGGAACGGTACTCCCCATCGTTTAAAGCAACGTGAGACTGTCTATATCGCAAACGGCCAAGTAGTGTCGGATGCCTACCAGATTCAGGCAGACGATCACATCGAAACGCGTCATCCTGGTGCTCTTTCATTAAAAGAAATAGCGAAAGATTTGGAGATTGTTCTTGAAGAGCGTGCCGATATACTGTTTAACGAAAAGCCTATCGTCATCAAGAAGCAACGAACTGCCGTCTATGTAAACGAAGAACCAGCAAATCTTGACTACCGTGTACAGCCAAATGACAAAGTTGAGTTCAAAGTATTATCCCATTCCCCTATTATTTTTAGTGATATATTTTCATTCACTGATTTCACGTTACCCACACAGTCCACGGCATCTTATCGATTACTGCGTAACGGCGAATCTATTCGCTTCAATGATTTGATATTCGGCGGTGACCAACTAGAGATCATATTCGAATAA
- a CDS encoding YtxH domain-containing protein, translated as MTENKPNYNNNNQGNYSNTYGQPQYPANYTYRSTNDLYDEDSSGTGSFIAGAIIGGVIGAATALFLAPKTGREMREDLTTQASQLKDKSIELSSTAKEKAVELSSTAKDKAAELSSTAKDKAAEYSSAAKDYTADFTDTAKEKTAAFTSAAKDKTSEFSHNIQEQSEQLVGKVKSATSKANIPMDDGTVSSEGEEAMDYKGTKENNEESGNLSKAKDSSNKKEDNKSPKADTTAKKNEQSKGNNTSSNSNNKSHSK; from the coding sequence ATGACAGAAAACAAACCAAACTACAACAACAACAACCAAGGTAACTACTCAAACACTTACGGACAGCCACAATATCCAGCAAACTACACATACCGTTCAACAAATGATCTGTATGATGAAGATAGTAGCGGCACAGGGAGTTTCATTGCCGGCGCGATCATTGGTGGAGTTATTGGGGCGGCAACTGCGCTATTCCTAGCACCGAAGACTGGCCGTGAAATGCGTGAAGATTTAACTACACAAGCTTCACAACTGAAAGACAAGAGTATTGAATTGAGTTCAACTGCGAAAGAGAAAGCAGTAGAACTATCAAGCACAGCAAAAGATAAAGCTGCTGAGCTATCTAGTACAGCTAAAGACAAAGCGGCAGAATACTCAAGTGCGGCAAAAGATTATACAGCTGACTTCACGGATACTGCAAAAGAAAAAACAGCAGCATTCACTTCAGCGGCAAAAGACAAAACTTCCGAGTTTTCCCACAACATCCAAGAGCAATCTGAGCAGCTAGTGGGCAAGGTGAAATCTGCAACGTCAAAAGCTAATATTCCTATGGATGACGGAACTGTATCATCTGAAGGTGAAGAAGCCATGGATTATAAAGGTACAAAAGAAAATAACGAAGAATCAGGAAATCTTTCAAAAGCAAAAGATTCTTCAAATAAAAAAGAAGATAACAAATCTCCTAAAGCAGATACAACTGCTAAAAAGAATGAGCAGTCTAAAGGAAATAATACTTCTTCAAACAGTAACAACAAAAGCCACTCTAAGTAA
- a CDS encoding DUF948 domain-containing protein: MINLLYVAAVIAAIAFLILCVSLAMTLGSLKTSLQSVSHTVDDLSKQLEGVTTESTQLLQKTNQLAEDLQGKTDKLNTVVDAVKGVGDSVNTLNQSVHRISSSVTTQAEQNSDKIAQVVQWGTVAVGLYDQIKERQPEKSAGWTVYKARS; this comes from the coding sequence GTGATCAATTTACTTTACGTTGCTGCAGTGATTGCGGCAATCGCATTTCTTATTCTTTGTGTAAGTCTGGCGATGACATTGGGGTCTTTAAAAACATCTTTACAAAGTGTCTCGCATACAGTGGATGACTTATCAAAGCAATTGGAAGGAGTGACTACAGAAAGTACACAGCTCCTACAAAAAACGAATCAGCTGGCCGAAGATCTGCAAGGGAAAACGGACAAGCTGAACACTGTGGTGGATGCGGTAAAGGGAGTAGGCGACTCAGTGAACACGCTCAATCAATCCGTTCATCGGATCTCGAGCTCAGTCACTACCCAAGCTGAACAAAACAGTGATAAAATCGCGCAAGTAGTACAATGGGGAACTGTTGCGGTTGGTCTATACGATCAAATAAAGGAACGGCAACCTGAAAAGTCCGCTGGTTGGACAGTGTACAAAGCGCGCTCCTAG
- the murC gene encoding UDP-N-acetylmuramate--L-alanine ligase — translation MTLFHFTGIKGSGMSSLAQLLHDSSYTVQGSDVEKYFFTEDPLHERNIKVLPFDENNIQPGMKVIAGNAFKDDHPELVRAEELGLEVIRYHDFLGSYMEQFTSIGVTGTHGKTSTTGLLAHVLGGFAPTSFLIGDGTGKGVKETEYFVFEACEYKRHFLAYHPDYAIMTNIDFDHPDYFTSLDDILDAFGEMASQVKKALIACGDDDNLQKLQCQVPIVYYGLDSSNDFYAANIEKDQNGCSFDVFIRNEFYHRFTITQTGDHAIKNALGVITLCHYENIPAEIVNERFATFTGVKRRFSVMELENRVIVDDYAHHPTEIRATLDSARQKYPNREVIAVFQPHTFSRTAAMLDQFAESLSEADHVYLCDIFGSAREQEGSLTIQDLVDKIPHSQHLKINDMSGLASHQNPVILFMGAGDIQQYLKQFKSDITTEETA, via the coding sequence CATTAAAGGATCAGGAATGAGTTCCCTTGCCCAGTTACTACATGACTCTTCTTACACAGTTCAAGGTTCTGACGTGGAAAAATACTTTTTTACAGAAGATCCTTTACATGAAAGAAATATAAAAGTACTACCTTTTGACGAAAATAATATCCAGCCGGGTATGAAGGTGATTGCGGGGAATGCATTCAAAGATGACCATCCTGAATTAGTCCGTGCTGAAGAACTTGGTTTAGAGGTTATTCGTTATCATGACTTCCTAGGCTCTTACATGGAACAGTTCACATCCATTGGGGTAACGGGAACGCATGGTAAAACGTCTACCACAGGCTTGCTTGCGCATGTTTTAGGCGGCTTTGCGCCAACTTCTTTCTTAATTGGGGACGGTACGGGAAAAGGTGTCAAGGAGACAGAGTACTTTGTATTTGAAGCATGTGAATACAAACGTCACTTTTTGGCATACCATCCAGACTATGCGATCATGACGAATATTGATTTCGATCATCCGGACTATTTTACAAGTTTAGATGATATTCTAGACGCATTTGGAGAAATGGCAAGCCAAGTCAAAAAGGCATTAATTGCTTGCGGAGACGACGATAATCTTCAAAAGCTACAATGTCAGGTTCCGATTGTCTATTATGGTTTAGATTCATCTAATGATTTCTACGCGGCGAATATTGAAAAAGATCAAAATGGTTGCTCGTTTGATGTATTCATCCGAAATGAATTCTATCATCGTTTCACTATTACGCAGACAGGTGATCATGCTATAAAAAATGCATTGGGCGTTATTACGCTATGTCACTATGAGAATATTCCAGCTGAAATTGTAAATGAACGCTTCGCGACGTTTACGGGTGTGAAAAGACGTTTTTCTGTCATGGAATTAGAAAATCGTGTCATCGTGGACGATTATGCCCATCACCCAACGGAAATTCGTGCGACATTGGACTCGGCACGTCAAAAATATCCAAATCGTGAAGTGATTGCTGTATTCCAACCGCATACTTTCAGCAGGACAGCTGCGATGCTAGATCAATTTGCAGAAAGTCTTTCTGAAGCAGATCATGTGTATCTATGTGATATTTTCGGCTCTGCGAGAGAACAAGAAGGAAGTTTAACGATTCAAGATTTGGTCGATAAAATTCCACATTCTCAACATTTAAAAATAAATGATATGTCAGGTCTAGCATCACATCAAAATCCTGTAATCCTGTTCATGGGTGCTGGAGATATCCAGCAATATTTAAAACAATTCAAATCTGACATAACTACAGAAGAGACAGCCTAA